One stretch of Aeromicrobium fastidiosum DNA includes these proteins:
- a CDS encoding class I SAM-dependent RNA methyltransferase, with amino-acid sequence MADQISDPMTDDLTGEAVVDVGPVAHGGHCVARLDGQVVFVRHALPGERVRIAITERTKSFLRADAVEVLEAAPGRVEAPCAYAGPGRCGGCDFQHVDPAVQRELLRDVVLEQLRRLAGITWDLEVEAVSPDALGWRTRVQFAVDPDGRPGLRRHRSHEIIPVDRCLIAHPDLPRVLDTSWDDDAVEAIVSSTGDRLLVTDASISDEVEARVDGVVARDGTVRGGRGAVTERVGATDFRVSGSGFWQVHPAAASTLVAAVLEGAAVSPGQTVLDLYAGVGLFTAFLADEVGDHGTVLSVESDPGGSRDARRNLHDLPQVRLVAETVERALRQRLLGGTADVVVLDPPRTGAKKAVQGIVDLAPRRIVYVACDPAALARDLASFAARGYELTSLRAFALFPMTHHVECVAVLEPAASRQG; translated from the coding sequence ATGGCCGACCAGATCTCCGACCCCATGACCGACGACCTCACCGGCGAGGCCGTCGTCGACGTCGGCCCCGTCGCCCACGGCGGGCACTGCGTCGCCCGGCTCGACGGGCAGGTCGTGTTCGTGCGCCACGCGCTGCCGGGCGAGCGCGTGCGCATCGCGATCACCGAGCGCACCAAGAGCTTTCTGCGCGCAGACGCGGTCGAGGTGCTCGAGGCAGCCCCCGGTCGGGTCGAGGCACCGTGCGCGTATGCCGGGCCGGGACGCTGCGGCGGCTGCGACTTCCAGCACGTCGATCCCGCCGTGCAGCGAGAGCTGCTGCGCGACGTCGTGCTGGAGCAGCTGCGCCGGCTCGCCGGCATCACGTGGGACCTCGAGGTCGAGGCGGTCTCGCCCGACGCGCTGGGCTGGCGCACCCGCGTGCAGTTCGCGGTCGACCCCGACGGACGCCCGGGCCTGCGCCGCCACCGTTCGCACGAGATCATCCCCGTCGACCGCTGCCTCATCGCGCACCCCGACCTGCCCCGCGTGCTCGACACGTCGTGGGACGACGACGCGGTCGAGGCCATCGTGTCGTCGACGGGCGACCGCCTGCTCGTGACCGATGCGAGCATCTCGGACGAGGTCGAGGCGCGGGTCGACGGCGTCGTGGCCCGCGACGGCACCGTCCGCGGCGGACGGGGCGCGGTGACCGAGCGGGTCGGGGCGACCGACTTCCGCGTGTCGGGATCGGGATTCTGGCAGGTGCACCCCGCCGCCGCATCGACGCTCGTCGCCGCCGTGCTGGAGGGTGCGGCCGTCAGCCCCGGTCAGACCGTCCTCGACCTCTACGCGGGCGTCGGGCTGTTCACGGCCTTCCTCGCCGACGAGGTGGGCGACCACGGCACCGTCCTGAGCGTCGAGTCCGACCCGGGTGGGTCGCGCGACGCCCGCCGCAACCTGCACGACCTGCCGCAGGTGCGACTCGTCGCCGAGACGGTCGAGCGCGCGCTGCGGCAGCGGCTGCTGGGCGGCACGGCCGATGTCGTGGTGCTCGACCCGCCCCGCACGGGGGCCAAGAAGGCCGTCCAGGGCATCGTCGATCTCGCGCCGCGACGCATCGTCTACGTGGCCTGCGATCCCGCGGCACTGGCCCGAGACCTCGCGTCGTTCGCGGCGCGCGGCTACGAGCTGACGAGCCTGCGGGCGTTCGCGCTGTTCCCGATGACCCATCACGTGGAGTGTGTCGCGGTGCTCGAGCCGGCGGCCTCCAGACAGGGCTAG
- a CDS encoding APC family permease, with protein sequence MGVTEVAKRALVGRKLRSEQLGETLLPKRIALPVFASDALSSVAYAPDEIFLTLSIGGLSAYAFNWKIGIAVTLVLITVVASYRQNVHAYPSGGGDYEVATVNLGPTAGLTVGSALLVDYVLTVAVSISSGVQNAASALPWLEGHEATAASVLVILLMAINLRGTKESGSAFAIPTYLFMVAILLMGLWGYARYLFGDLPTVPSAQYDIVPESQFEQGITGVAMVFLLARAFSSGCAALTGVEAISNGVPAFKKPKSKNAATTLLLLGTLAITMLMSIIVLADLMKLRYVEDPATQLKRVSDGVLAGDAYQQDTVIGQLAKTLYSDFTPLFYFTIACTGIILVLAANTAFNGFPVLGSILARDGFLPRQLDTRGDRLTFSNGIIVLALAAIVLIQAFDAEVTKLIQLYIVGVFVSFNLSQLGMIKHWNRLLRAETDPAERSRMKRSRAVNTIGLAMTATVLVIVLLTKFLAGAWIAIVAMICVFLLMRGIGRHYDRVSQELEIDDSDVTLPSRVHAIVLVSKLHKPTMRALAYARVSRPNSLEALTVEFDPAETAKLMKQWEELAIPIPLKVVNSPYRELLRPVIRYVKELRKQGPRDIITVYIPEYVVGRWWEQLLHNQTALRLKGRLLFMPGVMVTSVPYQLSSAGRAKKKLAKPRPAPGDVRRGFRDR encoded by the coding sequence GTGGGAGTCACCGAGGTCGCCAAGCGTGCATTGGTCGGGCGGAAGCTCCGGAGCGAACAGCTCGGTGAGACGCTCCTGCCGAAGCGCATCGCGTTGCCGGTCTTCGCCAGCGACGCACTGTCGTCGGTGGCGTACGCGCCCGACGAGATCTTCCTGACCCTGTCGATCGGCGGGCTGTCGGCGTACGCGTTCAACTGGAAGATCGGCATCGCGGTCACCCTCGTGCTGATCACGGTCGTCGCGTCGTACCGGCAGAACGTCCACGCCTACCCCAGCGGCGGCGGCGACTACGAGGTCGCGACGGTCAACCTGGGACCCACGGCGGGCCTGACGGTCGGCAGCGCACTGCTGGTCGACTACGTGCTCACCGTCGCGGTGTCGATCTCGTCGGGGGTGCAGAACGCCGCCTCGGCGCTGCCGTGGCTCGAGGGGCACGAGGCCACGGCGGCGTCCGTGCTGGTGATCCTGCTGATGGCGATCAACCTGCGTGGCACCAAGGAGTCGGGCTCTGCGTTCGCGATCCCGACGTACCTGTTCATGGTCGCGATCCTGCTGATGGGCCTGTGGGGTTACGCCCGCTACCTCTTCGGCGATCTGCCGACCGTGCCGAGCGCGCAGTACGACATCGTCCCTGAGAGCCAGTTCGAGCAGGGCATCACGGGTGTCGCGATGGTGTTCCTGCTCGCCCGCGCGTTCTCGTCCGGCTGTGCCGCGCTGACCGGTGTCGAGGCGATCAGCAACGGCGTGCCCGCGTTCAAGAAGCCCAAGAGCAAGAACGCCGCCACGACGCTGCTGCTGCTCGGCACGCTCGCCATCACGATGCTCATGAGCATCATCGTGCTCGCAGACCTGATGAAGCTGCGCTACGTCGAGGACCCGGCCACGCAGCTGAAGCGAGTGAGCGACGGGGTGCTGGCGGGCGACGCGTACCAGCAGGACACCGTCATCGGCCAGCTCGCCAAGACGCTCTACAGCGACTTCACGCCGCTGTTCTACTTCACGATCGCGTGCACCGGCATCATCCTCGTGCTGGCGGCCAACACCGCTTTCAACGGGTTCCCGGTGCTCGGCTCGATCCTGGCGCGCGACGGCTTCCTGCCACGCCAGCTCGACACCCGAGGCGACCGCCTCACGTTCAGCAACGGCATCATCGTCCTGGCCCTGGCCGCGATCGTCCTGATCCAAGCCTTCGACGCCGAGGTCACCAAGCTCATCCAGCTGTACATCGTCGGCGTGTTCGTGTCGTTCAACCTCAGCCAGCTCGGCATGATCAAGCACTGGAACCGGCTGCTGAGGGCCGAGACCGACCCGGCCGAGCGCTCGCGGATGAAGCGCTCGCGCGCGGTCAACACGATCGGCCTCGCGATGACGGCGACGGTGCTCGTGATCGTGCTGCTGACCAAGTTCCTCGCGGGCGCCTGGATCGCGATCGTCGCGATGATCTGCGTGTTCCTGCTGATGCGCGGTATCGGACGTCACTACGACCGTGTGTCGCAGGAGCTCGAGATCGACGACTCCGACGTGACCCTGCCCTCCCGGGTGCACGCGATCGTCCTGGTCAGCAAGCTGCACAAGCCGACGATGCGGGCGCTGGCCTACGCACGCGTCTCCCGCCCCAACTCGCTCGAGGCGCTGACGGTCGAGTTCGACCCGGCCGAGACCGCGAAGCTCATGAAGCAGTGGGAGGAGCTCGCGATCCCGATCCCGCTGAAGGTCGTCAACTCGCCGTACCGCGAGCTGCTGCGACCCGTCATCCGGTACGTCAAGGAGCTGCGCAAGCAGGGGCCGCGCGACATCATCACGGTCTACATCCCCGAGTACGTCGTCGGGCGCTGGTGGGAGCAGCTGCTCCACAACCAGACCGCGCTGCGCCTGAAGGGCCGCCTGCTGTTCATGCCCGGCGTCATGGTCACGAGCGTGCCCTACCAGCTGAGCTCGGCCGGACGGGCCAAGAAGAAGCTCGCCAAGCCGCGACCCGCACCCGGTGACGTCCGTCGCGGGTTCCGCGACCGCTGA
- a CDS encoding potassium channel family protein — MHIVIMGCGRVGSTLTRSLEARGHTTAVIDINPDAFRRLGPGFDGITVTGMGFDREVLVKAGIERADAFAAVSSGDNSNIISARVAREQFKIENVVARIYDPGRAEVYERLGVPTVATVPWAADQVLRRLVPAGSEPAWRDQSGDVRLDLVYAPFSWIGHRIAELEASASVRVAYLTRLGTGLIATPDTVIQEGDYLSLFMLESTAEASHAALDAGPEDS, encoded by the coding sequence GTGCACATCGTCATCATGGGCTGCGGACGCGTCGGTTCGACCCTCACGCGCAGCCTCGAGGCCCGCGGCCACACGACCGCCGTGATCGACATCAATCCCGACGCGTTCCGCCGTCTCGGCCCGGGCTTCGACGGCATCACCGTGACCGGCATGGGCTTCGACCGCGAGGTGCTCGTCAAGGCCGGCATCGAGCGCGCCGACGCCTTCGCGGCCGTCTCCAGCGGAGACAACTCCAACATCATCTCCGCGCGGGTCGCCCGCGAACAGTTCAAGATCGAGAACGTCGTCGCCCGCATCTACGACCCGGGCCGCGCCGAGGTCTACGAGCGCCTGGGCGTCCCCACGGTCGCGACGGTCCCCTGGGCCGCCGACCAGGTGCTGCGCCGCCTCGTCCCCGCCGGCTCCGAGCCCGCATGGCGCGACCAGTCGGGCGATGTCCGGCTCGATCTCGTCTACGCGCCGTTCAGCTGGATCGGGCACCGCATCGCCGAGCTCGAGGCCAGTGCCAGCGTGCGCGTGGCCTACCTGACGCGACTGGGCACCGGGCTCATCGCGACGCCCGACACCGTGATCCAGGAGGGCGACTACTTGAGCCTGTTCATGCTCGAGTCGACCGCTGAGGCGTCGCACGCCGCCCTCGACGCCGGACCGGAGGACAGCTGA
- a CDS encoding potassium channel family protein — MRVVIAGAGAVGRSVAQELIGNGHSILLIDKSPASIRAELVPEAQWLLADACELSSLEEAQLESCDVVISATGDDKANLVISLLAKTEFAVPRTVGRVNHPSNEWLFSESWGVDVSVSTPRLMSALVEEAVTVGDLVRLFTFRQSNANLVELTMPADSPFIGKRVSEVPWPVDVVLVAILRDSSIETPDADRSLEAGDELLFVTPEDAEDNLGELLSPKPPKH; from the coding sequence ATGCGCGTCGTCATCGCGGGAGCGGGCGCCGTCGGGCGCTCGGTCGCCCAGGAGCTCATCGGCAACGGCCACTCGATCCTGCTGATCGACAAGTCCCCCGCCTCGATCCGCGCCGAGCTGGTGCCCGAGGCCCAGTGGCTGCTCGCCGACGCGTGCGAGCTCTCCTCGCTCGAGGAGGCCCAGCTCGAGTCGTGCGACGTCGTGATCTCGGCGACGGGCGACGACAAGGCCAACCTGGTCATCTCGCTGCTGGCCAAGACCGAGTTCGCCGTGCCCCGCACGGTCGGACGCGTCAACCATCCCAGCAACGAGTGGCTGTTCAGCGAGTCGTGGGGCGTCGACGTGTCGGTCTCCACGCCACGCCTGATGTCGGCGCTGGTCGAGGAGGCCGTGACGGTCGGCGACCTCGTGCGGCTGTTCACGTTCCGGCAGAGCAACGCCAACCTCGTCGAGCTCACGATGCCGGCCGACTCGCCGTTCATCGGCAAGCGGGTCAGCGAGGTGCCGTGGCCGGTCGACGTCGTCCTCGTGGCGATCCTGCGCGACAGCTCGATCGAGACGCCCGACGCCGACCGCTCGCTCGAGGCAGGCGACGAGCTGCTGTTCGTCACCCCCGAGGACGCCGAGGACAACCTCGGCGAGCTCCTCTCCCCGAAGCCCCCGAAGCACTAG
- a CDS encoding DUF3159 domain-containing protein: MTSSAQATVEQVVRAQLSKALGGPRGIVESAVPTALFTILFLVTDQIRLSLIVSIAVTAVLLLVRLVQRSTTQFVLNALFGIGIGAFFAYRASQSGGSEEDVARAVFTPGLIYNGVYAAVIVLTIVVGWPIVGFMVGSVMGDPTAWHSDKAMVRLCSQLTWVLAIPCVIRVAVQLPLWLDHQIGLLGASKIALGWPLQLASFAVMGWLLSRNRTPIELDDEPV, from the coding sequence GTGACCTCGTCCGCCCAGGCGACGGTCGAGCAGGTTGTCCGCGCGCAGCTGTCCAAGGCCCTCGGCGGCCCACGCGGCATCGTCGAGAGCGCCGTCCCGACGGCCCTGTTCACGATCCTGTTCCTCGTCACCGACCAGATCCGCCTGTCGCTGATCGTCAGCATCGCCGTGACGGCCGTCCTGCTGCTCGTGCGGCTCGTGCAGCGGTCGACGACGCAGTTCGTGCTCAACGCCCTGTTCGGCATCGGCATCGGCGCGTTCTTCGCCTACCGGGCCTCGCAGTCGGGCGGCTCCGAGGAGGACGTCGCGCGTGCCGTGTTCACGCCGGGCCTGATCTACAACGGGGTCTACGCCGCGGTCATCGTCCTGACGATCGTGGTCGGCTGGCCCATCGTGGGCTTCATGGTCGGCTCGGTCATGGGCGACCCGACGGCCTGGCACTCCGACAAGGCCATGGTGCGGCTGTGCTCCCAGCTGACGTGGGTGCTCGCCATCCCGTGCGTCATCCGCGTGGCTGTGCAGCTGCCCCTGTGGCTCGACCACCAGATCGGTCTGCTCGGCGCGTCCAAGATCGCGCTCGGCTGGCCCCTGCAGCTGGCCTCGTTCGCCGTCATGGGCTGGCTGCTGAGCCGCAACCGCACCCCGATCGAGCTGGACGACGAGCCGGTCTAG
- a CDS encoding OB-fold nucleic acid binding domain-containing protein → MGRFSRTLERLSTDNQEAGELKDDAAKAGCQLISSQADRCMATIHGVLRSVTLRPVDGVTALEAELYDGSDTVTLVWLGRRKIEGITAGRQLKAFGRIGMRGTTRIIYNPRYELDA, encoded by the coding sequence ATGGGACGTTTCAGCAGGACGCTCGAGCGGCTGTCGACCGACAACCAGGAGGCCGGCGAGCTCAAGGACGACGCAGCCAAGGCCGGGTGCCAGCTCATCTCGTCGCAGGCCGATCGGTGCATGGCCACGATCCACGGGGTCCTGCGCTCGGTGACGCTGCGGCCCGTCGACGGCGTCACGGCGCTCGAGGCAGAGCTGTACGACGGGTCCGACACCGTCACGCTGGTGTGGCTGGGTCGCCGCAAGATCGAGGGCATCACGGCCGGTCGCCAGCTCAAGGCCTTCGGCCGGATCGGCATGCGCGGCACGACCCGCATCATCTACAACCCGCGCTACGAGCTCGACGCGTGA
- a CDS encoding DUF3710 domain-containing protein produces the protein MARRRNKQQSDDAAAAAPPVVEGVRHDGPWDSSERSPGDDGTFVDLGPLKVRVRVGLDIQLPTDGDGGEIGSVVLVADDAALELRAFAATRSGGLWDEVRDDLIIEVERLGGECDQVDGLFGPELHVRVPVDLPDGEKGFQPSRIVGIEGPRWLLRATFLGAAGLEPSDEGLLMDALRDVIVDRGSEPRIPRESLLLTLPPNATMVPDEE, from the coding sequence ATGGCACGGCGACGCAACAAGCAGCAGTCCGACGACGCGGCAGCGGCCGCGCCACCGGTCGTCGAGGGCGTGCGCCACGACGGTCCGTGGGACTCCTCGGAGCGGTCGCCCGGCGACGACGGCACCTTCGTCGACCTCGGACCGCTCAAGGTCCGCGTGCGCGTCGGGCTCGACATCCAGCTGCCCACCGACGGCGACGGCGGCGAGATCGGCTCGGTCGTGCTGGTGGCCGACGACGCCGCGCTCGAGCTGCGGGCGTTCGCGGCGACCCGCTCCGGTGGTCTGTGGGACGAGGTGCGCGACGACCTGATCATCGAGGTCGAGCGGCTCGGTGGCGAGTGCGACCAGGTCGACGGCCTGTTCGGCCCCGAGCTGCACGTGCGGGTGCCGGTCGACCTGCCGGACGGCGAGAAGGGGTTCCAGCCCAGCCGCATCGTCGGCATCGAGGGACCGCGGTGGCTGCTGCGGGCGACGTTCCTGGGCGCGGCGGGTCTCGAGCCGTCCGACGAGGGACTGCTGATGGACGCCCTGCGCGACGTCATCGTCGACCGTGGATCCGAGCCGCGCATCCCGCGCGAGTCGTTGCTGCTGACGCTCCCGCCGAACGCCACGATGGTCCCGGACGAAGAGTAG
- the dut gene encoding dUTP diphosphatase has protein sequence MLDVTVTRLDPDVPLPSYAHPGDAGADLVTTVDVDLGPGERVLVPTGLAIALPEGYAAFVHPRSGLALRHGLSIVNTPGTIDAGYRGEIKVLLVNHDARERISLVRGDRIAQLVVQRVEHVTFVESGVLPGTARGTGGYGSTGGHAATDVHEESS, from the coding sequence ATGCTCGACGTGACCGTGACGCGGCTCGATCCCGACGTCCCCCTTCCGTCCTACGCACACCCCGGGGACGCCGGTGCCGACCTCGTCACGACCGTCGACGTCGACCTCGGGCCCGGCGAGCGGGTGCTCGTGCCGACCGGCCTGGCGATCGCGCTGCCGGAGGGCTATGCGGCCTTCGTCCACCCCCGGTCGGGCCTGGCCCTGCGGCACGGTCTCTCGATCGTCAACACCCCTGGCACGATCGATGCGGGCTACCGCGGCGAGATCAAGGTGCTGCTGGTCAACCACGACGCGCGTGAGCGCATCTCACTGGTTCGCGGCGACCGCATCGCGCAGCTGGTCGTCCAGCGGGTCGAGCACGTGACGTTCGTCGAGTCGGGGGTGCTGCCCGGGACGGCTCGCGGAACGGGGGGTTACGGTTCAACGGGTGGTCATGCGGCCACCGACGTCCACGAGGAGAGCAGCTGA
- a CDS encoding DUF3093 domain-containing protein — protein MTTYRERLSAPVSWWIAALGFAVVWGWVFLIATTWAAAIVVTVALALAGCYAVWRYGSMVVSVDPDGLRVGRAFVEAHHVGTARSLDRQAYRTQLGTGADARAYLVTRPYLDHGVVVTIDDPDDPAPYWLLSSRHPDDLAAALAPSVASTTTHETNGDTDRGEEA, from the coding sequence GTGACGACCTATCGAGAGCGCTTGTCGGCCCCGGTGTCCTGGTGGATCGCGGCCCTCGGGTTCGCCGTGGTGTGGGGCTGGGTGTTCCTCATCGCGACGACGTGGGCGGCGGCGATCGTCGTGACGGTCGCGCTGGCCCTGGCGGGCTGCTACGCGGTCTGGCGCTACGGATCGATGGTCGTCTCGGTCGATCCGGACGGCCTGCGGGTCGGACGCGCGTTCGTCGAGGCCCACCACGTCGGCACCGCCAGGTCGCTCGACCGCCAGGCGTACCGCACGCAGCTCGGCACGGGTGCCGACGCGCGGGCCTACCTGGTGACGCGGCCCTATCTCGACCACGGCGTCGTCGTCACGATCGACGACCCCGACGACCCCGCCCCCTACTGGCTGCTCTCGAGCCGCCACCCCGACGACCTCGCGGCGGCCCTGGCACCCTCAGTGGCGTCGACGACGACGCACGAGACGAACGGAGACACCGACCGTGGCGAAGAGGCGTAA
- a CDS encoding DUF4235 domain-containing protein, whose amino-acid sequence MAKRRNQKASRTQASLLTEEAASVPPKKGSRGSAKAPSRATWKVMDRGSSVAAGLLATRASAVAWRVVTGKKPPTSGRHPDVTTREAVVWAVVGGSIVELVRVGVRRSAATYWVRSTGQLPPGMKPLGPKGLTTPGTTKEPVVEPAPHTSSKKVSRRSRGR is encoded by the coding sequence GTGGCGAAGAGGCGTAACCAGAAGGCGTCCCGCACCCAGGCGTCACTCCTCACCGAGGAGGCGGCGTCCGTCCCTCCGAAGAAGGGGTCGAGGGGCAGCGCGAAGGCTCCCAGCCGCGCCACCTGGAAGGTCATGGACCGCGGCTCGTCGGTCGCGGCCGGCCTGCTGGCCACGCGGGCCTCGGCCGTCGCGTGGCGCGTCGTCACGGGCAAGAAGCCGCCGACCAGCGGGCGGCACCCCGACGTCACGACCCGCGAGGCCGTCGTCTGGGCCGTCGTCGGCGGGTCGATCGTCGAGCTCGTGCGGGTCGGCGTGCGACGCAGCGCCGCGACCTACTGGGTGCGGTCGACGGGGCAGCTGCCACCGGGCATGAAGCCGCTCGGCCCGAAGGGTCTCACGACCCCGGGAACGACAAAGGAGCCGGTCGTCGAACCGGCTCCCCACACATCGTCCAAGAAGGTCAGTCGGCGCAGTCGCGGCAGATGA
- a CDS encoding DUF4193 domain-containing protein, which produces MATDYDAPRKTEEEQSEDSIEELKARRHEKNSGKVDEDETEAAESFELPGADLSHEELAVQVVPKQLDEFTCSSCFLVHHRSQLASEKNGTLICRDCAD; this is translated from the coding sequence ATGGCTACCGATTACGACGCACCGCGCAAGACAGAGGAAGAGCAGTCCGAGGACAGCATTGAAGAGCTGAAGGCGCGTCGGCACGAGAAGAACTCCGGCAAGGTCGACGAGGACGAGACCGAGGCTGCGGAGTCGTTCGAGCTGCCCGGTGCCGACCTCTCCCACGAGGAGCTGGCCGTCCAGGTCGTGCCCAAGCAGCTCGACGAGTTCACGTGCTCGTCGTGCTTCCTGGTGCACCACCGCAGCCAGCTGGCATCGGAGAAGAACGGCACGCTCATCTGCCGCGACTGCGCCGACTGA
- a CDS encoding inositol monophosphatase family protein produces MTEQVPTRELYDLARRVGLEAAAYVRSARPAGRVDVASTKSSDTDVVTEIDEACERLIRERIFAARPDDGFVGEEGDDVIGSTGVDWVVDPIDGTVNFVYGIPMYAVSIAARHDGEIVVGHVVNIASGAEWGAVAGEGAWCHEGDDRRVLAAPTVARLSHALVATGFNYVPEVRAKQAAAMARFIPQVRDIRRIGSAALDLCALAEGQFDAYVEQGLKPWDLAAGGLVAREAGIVLSGLDGGPDERLVMGAHPAIAEEYFALVRACGF; encoded by the coding sequence ATGACCGAGCAGGTCCCGACCCGCGAGCTGTACGACCTGGCCCGGCGGGTGGGCCTGGAGGCCGCGGCCTACGTCCGGTCGGCCAGGCCCGCCGGCCGCGTCGACGTCGCCTCGACCAAGTCGAGCGACACCGATGTCGTCACCGAGATCGACGAGGCCTGCGAGCGGCTGATCCGCGAGCGCATCTTCGCCGCCCGCCCCGACGACGGGTTCGTCGGCGAGGAGGGCGACGACGTCATCGGCTCGACGGGCGTCGATTGGGTCGTCGACCCGATCGACGGCACCGTCAACTTCGTCTACGGCATCCCCATGTACGCGGTCTCGATCGCCGCCCGCCACGACGGCGAGATCGTCGTCGGCCACGTCGTGAACATCGCCTCGGGTGCCGAGTGGGGTGCGGTCGCGGGGGAGGGCGCGTGGTGCCACGAGGGCGACGACCGGCGGGTGCTGGCCGCTCCGACCGTCGCGCGGCTGTCCCACGCCCTCGTCGCGACGGGGTTCAACTACGTCCCCGAGGTCCGCGCGAAGCAGGCTGCGGCGATGGCCCGGTTCATCCCGCAGGTGCGTGACATCCGTCGCATCGGGTCGGCCGCGCTCGACCTGTGCGCGCTCGCCGAGGGGCAGTTCGACGCCTACGTCGAGCAGGGTCTGAAGCCGTGGGACCTGGCAGCTGGCGGACTCGTCGCCCGCGAGGCCGGCATCGTGCTGAGCGGGCTCGACGGCGGGCCCGACGAGCGGCTCGTCATGGGGGCGCACCCGGCGATCGCCGAGGAATATTTCGCGCTGGTCCGTGCTTGTGGGTTCTGA
- a CDS encoding ferrochelatase: MDLRPFDALLLVSFGGPEKPDDVVPFLENVTAGRGIPRERLEEVGEHYFLFGGKSPINDLNRELLAALRRDFAENGIDLPIYWGNRNWDPYLREAAEQMAADGVRRAACFVTSAYSSYSGCRQYREDLYAATDGVAIELSRLRHYFNHPGFVGPFTEATKAAVDDAPAGTHVVFVTHSIPTSMNEASGGPGREAYVRQHQSVADLVAAGAGAESHSLAYCSRSGSPRIPWLEPDINDHLAELKASGVESVVVVPIGFVSDHMEVIYDLDTEGKQTADELGLRYVRADTPGAHPDFVAMVRELLVERAAVERGETTDRPSLGELPPSHDLCPIDCCLNPRSSLPVVGSAATPA, from the coding sequence ATGGATCTTCGCCCCTTCGACGCGCTCCTTCTCGTCTCGTTCGGAGGGCCCGAGAAGCCCGACGACGTCGTGCCGTTCCTCGAGAACGTGACGGCAGGTCGCGGCATCCCGCGCGAGCGGCTCGAGGAGGTCGGCGAGCACTACTTCCTGTTCGGCGGCAAGTCGCCGATCAACGACCTCAACCGCGAGCTGCTGGCGGCCCTGCGACGAGACTTCGCCGAGAACGGCATCGATCTGCCGATCTACTGGGGCAACCGCAACTGGGACCCCTACCTGCGCGAGGCTGCCGAGCAGATGGCCGCCGACGGCGTGCGGCGCGCAGCGTGCTTCGTGACCAGCGCCTACTCGTCGTACTCCGGCTGCCGTCAGTACCGCGAGGACCTGTACGCCGCGACGGACGGGGTCGCGATCGAGCTCAGCCGCCTGCGCCACTACTTCAACCACCCCGGCTTCGTGGGACCGTTCACCGAGGCGACCAAGGCTGCCGTCGACGACGCCCCCGCCGGCACCCACGTCGTCTTCGTGACCCACTCCATCCCTACCTCGATGAACGAGGCCAGCGGCGGCCCCGGCCGCGAGGCCTACGTGCGCCAGCACCAGAGCGTCGCCGACCTCGTGGCCGCCGGTGCCGGTGCCGAGTCCCACTCGCTGGCCTACTGCTCGCGCTCGGGATCGCCGCGCATCCCGTGGCTCGAGCCCGACATCAACGACCACCTGGCCGAGCTCAAGGCGTCCGGGGTCGAGTCGGTCGTCGTGGTGCCGATCGGCTTCGTCTCCGACCACATGGAGGTCATCTACGACCTCGACACCGAGGGCAAGCAGACCGCCGACGAGCTGGGCCTGCGCTACGTCCGCGCCGACACCCCGGGGGCCCACCCCGACTTCGTCGCGATGGTGCGCGAGCTGCTGGTCGAGCGGGCCGCGGTCGAGCGGGGCGAGACGACCGACCGCCCCTCGCTGGGCGAGCTGCCCCCGTCGCACGACCTCTGCCCGATCGACTGCTGCCTCAACCCGCGCTCGTCGCTGCCGGTCGTCGGCTCCGCCGCGACGCCGGCATGA